The Thiomicrorhabdus aquaedulcis sequence TTTAAACTGCCCTACGAACTTTTATTAGGTTTGCGCTACACCAAGGCCAAACGCAGAAACGGATTTATTTCGTTTATCTCATTTTCATCCATGATTGGCATTGCTTTAGGCATTACCGCGTTAATAACCGTATTGTCGATTATGAACGGCTTTCAAGAAGAGTTGCGTGAACGAATTTTGGGCATGACATCACACATTACAGTGACTGAAAGCAACGAACGTTTGCAAAATTGGAACGCGTTATACAACAAAGTAATTAATCAGCCCCATGTATTGGGTGCCGCACCCAACATCATGGAACAAGGCATGCTTACCAATAACAACCAGGTAAAAGGTGCGGCCATTCGCGGAATATTACCCGAGTTTGAAGGGCAGGTTGCCGACATTCAAAGCAAAATGGTTTATGGCAGCCTCAACGACTTAACCGCCAACGGTTTTAACATTATTTTAGGTGGGCAATTGGCCAAAAGTTTGGGCGTAACCGTGGGCGATAAAATCACCCTTATTGCGCCCCAAGGCAGCGTGTCGCCCGTGGGCGTTGTACCCCGCATTAAACGTTTTACCGTAGTGGGTTTATTTGAAGCGGGCATGCACGAGTACGACAGCGGCTTGGCTATTATTCATATTGATGATGCCCAAAAAGTCTTTAAATACAATGATTCCTATGGCGCACTACAGCTTAAATTAGACGATTTATTTCTAGTCGGTCAAGTGCGTAAAAAGATTGCCGAGCAAATGGACGATGGGTATTTATTAAGAGATTGGACGCAACAACACGTCAACTTTTTTAAAGCCATTGAAATGGAAAAACGCATGATGTTTATTGTGTTAGCACTGATTATTATGGTGGCCGCGTTTAACATTGTTTCTACCATGGTCATGGTGGTAACCGACAAACAAAGTGACATTGCTGTACTGAGAACCATTGGTGCGACCCCTAACAGCATTATGCTTATTTTTATAATTCAGGGTTTAGTGATTGGTATATTAGGCTCCGTCATGGGTCTTATAGGTGGGATTAGTTTGGCCAGTAACATTGATGTTATTGTGCCGTTTGTAGAAGGGTTGTTGGGCATTCAATTTTTCCCACCCGACATTTATTACATTAGCCAAGTGCCCTCAAAACTTGACTGGAACGATGTATGGTCTATTACCATGATTGCCTTTATTTTAACTTTGTTGGCAACCTTGTACCCTGCGCGCAAAGCCGCTAAAACCCAACCTGCGGAGGCGTTACGTTATGAGTGATTTTATTAAAAGCAATTTAGTCCTAAAAGCCACTAACTTAAGCAAAGTGTATCAAGAAGCCAGTTTGTCTACGGCCGTGTTTGCTAGCTTAAATTTAGACGTGCAAGAAGGCGAAAAACTCGCCATTATTGGTAGCTCAGGTTCGGGTAAAAGCACCTTACTGCATTTATTGGCCGGTTTAGACCAACCAAGCTCGGGTGACGTGCAATTAATGGGGCAAGCGTTTTCAGGTTTAAATGAGGTAAAACGCGGTCGTTTACGCAACCAATATATGGGGTTTGTGTATCAGTTTCATTATTTATTGCCAGAGCTTACAGCACTCGAAAATGTCATGATGCCGCTCAGAATTCGTCGTGACTCGGCCAGCCAAGCACAAAAGCAGTCCCAAGTGTTGTTGCAACGCGTGGGATTAGGCCACCGCTTACACCACAAACCCAGTGAGCTGTCGGGAGGCGAACGCCAACGCGTTGCTATGGCTCGGGCATTAATTACTCAACCCAAGTGCATCTTGGCCGATGAGCCGACAGGAAACTTAGATTATCATTCGGCTGAGCAAGTCTTTAACTTAATGTTAGAACTCAATCAAGAGTTTGGCACCGCGTTACTGATTGTGACCCATGATTTAAGTTTGGCGGCCAAAATGGATCGCCAACTCATCTTGCGCGATGGCTCGTTACACACGCAATAACGGCTTATTTTAATTTGACCAGGCCTGGTGATTGCGTTTAACCAGGCCTGGTTATCTGTTTTAGTCTCTGTTTTTAATCAAATTTGTTGTAATCTGGATTTTTTATATGCTGTCTTTGCAAGGTTTAAGTGTTCGTGCGGGTCTAAAGTCGCTGTTTCAAGGGGTGAATTTAAACATTCATCCAGGGCAAAAAGTGGGGTTAATTGGCCAAAACGGCACGGGCAAAACCACGTTGTTTAAGGTCATTTTAGGCGAGGCGTCGCTTGACGCTGGACACATTGGCATTCCAGCTAATTGGTTAATTGGTTATGTGGCGCAAGAGGTTCATCAAAAAGAGGTTAACGCACTGGATTACGTAATGCACGGAGACAGTGTCTATGCGCAAGTTCAAGATCAACTTAAGGTGGCCGAACAAACTCATAATGAGGCCTTATTGGTCGAGTCGTATGACACTTTGGATAAAATTTCAGGCTATGAAGTGCCTCAAAAGGCTCAGCAACTATTGTATGGTTTGGGTTTTGTTGAAGACGATTTTTGCAAACAAATCAACGAGTTTTCGGGTGGCTGGCAAGTACGATTAAAGTTAGCGCGTGCCTTAATGCAACGTGCCGATTTACTCTTATTGGATGAACCCACTAACCATTTGGACATTGAAGCCGTCGCCTGGCTTGAGCAATGGTTAAAAGGGTTTTTGGGTGCGGTATTAGTGATTTCACACGACCGCGATTTTTTAGATCAAGTGGTGCAGGGCATTGCTCACATTCACGATCAAAAAATTACTTTTTACTCGGGAAATTTTGCCTCGTTTGAACGTCAACGCAACGAGCAAATAATGCAGCAACACGCGCTGCACGACAAGCAAAAGCAACAAATGCAGCATTTAAAAAGTTTTATTGAACGTTTTAAAGCCAAAGCCAGTAAAGCCAAACAAGCCCAAAGTAGGGTAAAAGCCTTAGAACGCATGGAAGAAGTGGCCGCTGTGCAAGCGTCTAATCCGTTTCAATTTCACTTTTTTGAACCTTTGCATCAACCCGATCCTATGATGAGTATTCAAAAAGTCAGCTTTGGTTATGATGAAAAATTGCTCTTAAATAAAGTCGATTTGGTATTGCGCGCCGGCGACCGTATTGGGCTGGTTGGCGTAAACGGCTCAGGTAAAACATCGCTTATTAAAGTGATTGTGGGTGATTTAGTTCCGCAAGCAGGCTTAGTGCAAACCAGTCATGGGGTTAAATTTGGGTACTTTGCTCAACACCAACTGGATTCTTTGCACTTAGAGCAAAGCCCATTGCAGCATTTATTGTCTATGCCAGAAGCGCCTTCGGATCAGCAAGCACGCGACTTTTTGGGCGGTTTTGGGTTTACAAATGAGCAGTGCTTGGCCAGTATTAAACACGCTTCGGGAGGTGAAAAAGCCCGTTTGGCGTTAGCATTAATCGTGTTTCAAAAACCCAATTTAATCATTTTAGATGAGCCTACTAACCATTTAGACATGGAAACCCGCGATGCCTTAGACATGGCGTTGCAAGATTTTACCGGAGCGTTAATTTTAGTCACCCATGATAAGCATTTGCTGGCCAGTATTGCCGACCAATTTTGGTGGGTGCACGAAGGTCAAGTGACGCTGTATAACGGTGATTTAGAGTCGTATTTGCAAGCGCGATTGCGATTAATTAAACAAAAACAAAATGAACAAAAAGCCACTCGACCCGATATTGCACCCTCTAAAAAGCAGTTACGCCAAGTTAATGCCCACGCCCGTAAACAGATTGATGCGGCGTTAAAGCCATTAAAGCTGACCATTGGTAAGCTTGAAAAACAACTTGATTTGGCTCAGGCACAATTAAACCAAGTGCACACACAAATGGAAGACGTGAGTTTGTATGAAGCACACAATAAAGCCCTGCTTACCGAATGTTTAATGGTGCAAGCGCGTGCCGAAAAAGAGATTGAAGCGTGTGAAATTCAATGGTTAGAACTGCAAGAAACGTTAGAAATAGAACAGGCCAAGGCAGAAGAGCAGTTTGTTTAGAATGAATTAAGATTGATTTATAGATTGATTTAAGTTAACTGAATAACTAAACATCTCAACATCTAAGCAAACTGCATTTTACATCAAGGTATCTCTGTTAAACGGCTCGTTTTTACTCATCATGCAGGGCATAAAAACAAACCGTTTAGGGCGTTACCCGTCTTAGTTAGACGCGGTAATGTTGTAACCACCGTCCACATACGTGATTTCGCCAGTAATACCCGAGGCCAAATCTGAGCATAAAAACGCGGCGGTATTGCCCACTTCTTCGATGCTCACATTACGTCTTAACGGCGTAGCAGCCGCGGCTTTATCCAGCATACTTCTAAAATCTTTAATGCCCGATGCGGCTAAGGTTCTAATAGGCCCGGCCGACACAGCGTTAACACGAATGCCATCTTGCCCTAAATCGGCGGCTAAATAACGTACCGTGGCTTCTAATGACGCTTTGGCAATGCCCATGACGTTGTAATTAGGCACCGCGCGTTCTGCACCTAAGTAAGAGATGGTTAATACCGCGCCGTTTTTGGCTTTAAGCATTTCATAAGCGGCTTTGGTGCACGCGGTTAGGCTGTATGCGCTAATGTCGTGCGCTAGGCTAAAACCACTGCGGGTTGACGCGTCAATCATGCGGCCTTCTAGTTCGGCGCGCGGAGCAAAGGCCACAGAGTGTACCAAAATATCTAAACCATCTGACCAGGCCTGGGCAAGTTGATTAAAAGTGTCGGTGATTTGTTCGTCACTGCCTACGTCTAATGGCAAAACCACTTTAGCGCCTAATTCTTCAGCAATCGCTTCAACGCGACTTTTTAACTTATCGTTTTGATAAGTTAAGGCGATTTCGGCTCCTTGAGCGTGCATCTGTTTAGCGATGCCGTAAGCGATGGATTTGTTGTTTGCGACACCAATAATTAAGGCTTTTTTGCCGGCTAAGAATCCCATGTTTTCTTCCTTTATTTATTCATTCGGTATTTTGATTGCGTAGCTAAGCGGCAAGATGCACGAACCAGCATTGCAGGCATTACGGCATTATAACGTTAAATTATTCGCTATAATGAGCCTTCTTTATAATTTACTAAGGTGTTGACGTGATGCAATCACTCAATAAGAGTTTATTTGGTAGGCTTTTAAATAGGGGCTTTATTGGGCGCGTTTTGTTGTCGTGCGGACTTTTAAGTGTGGCGATTCAGTCGCCGGTGTTGGCCAATACGCCTTGGAACAGTCCTTATAGCCATGACCAAATCGCGTCCAAAACCTTATTTAGCTCGTTTGATCAATCGCCCAAACACCTCGATCCGGTGGTATCTTACAGCTCAAATGAGTGGAGTATTTTAGGGCAAATTTATGAACCACCGTTGCAATACCACTATTTAAAACGACCTTACACCTTAGAGCCGTTAACCTTGCGCGAGATGCCAAAAGTGCGTTATTTGGACAAAGACGCTCAACCGGTTGACGCGCAGTTTGAAGCCATTGCGTATTCTGAATACACGTTTAGTCTTAAACCCGGGGTTTTGTACCAGCCGCATCCGGCGTTTGCACAAGATGCACAGGGTGAGGCGTTGTATTTTAATTTAGATCCAGCCACGCTTAACAGCCTAAACAACCTAAACGATTTACAGCAGGGCGCACAGCGCCAACTGCGAAGCGATGATTATGTGTATGCCATTAAACGCATGGCGTTGCGCCAAAATCATTCGCCTATTTTAGATTCCATGACTCAGTATATTGTTGGCCTAGAGGAATTTTCTAAGTCGGTTACCGCGCTGTACCAAACCCAATTAGACATTCAAAAACAGCACGCTGGCGAGGGCGAGTCACTTGGGGCTAAAGTCAGTTATTTTGACTTAAATAAGCATTCCATAAGTGGCGTGCAAGCCATTGATTCGCATAGTTTTAAAATCACCATTAAAGGCAAGTACCCGCAATTTTTGTATTGGTTGAGCATGAACTTTTTCGCCCCCATTCCTTGGGAAGTTGACCGATTTTACAAACAACCAGGCCTGGTTAAAAAGAACATTACTTTAGACACCTCACCAGTGGGTACAGGGCCGTATCAGTTGGTTGAAAACAATCCTAATAAGCAGATGCGGCTGTTAAAAAATCCTAATTATCGTGCCGATTTTTACCCCGTTGATGGCTTGCCTTCTGACGCTAATCCTAACTTATTGGCCGATGCCGGCAAGCCCATTCCGTTTATTGATGAGGTGATTTACTCGCTCGAAAAAGAGAGCGTGCCTTTGTGGAATAAGTTTTTGCAAGGCTATTACGATGC is a genomic window containing:
- a CDS encoding lipoprotein-releasing ABC transporter permease subunit, whose translation is MFKLPYELLLGLRYTKAKRRNGFISFISFSSMIGIALGITALITVLSIMNGFQEELRERILGMTSHITVTESNERLQNWNALYNKVINQPHVLGAAPNIMEQGMLTNNNQVKGAAIRGILPEFEGQVADIQSKMVYGSLNDLTANGFNIILGGQLAKSLGVTVGDKITLIAPQGSVSPVGVVPRIKRFTVVGLFEAGMHEYDSGLAIIHIDDAQKVFKYNDSYGALQLKLDDLFLVGQVRKKIAEQMDDGYLLRDWTQQHVNFFKAIEMEKRMMFIVLALIIMVAAFNIVSTMVMVVTDKQSDIAVLRTIGATPNSIMLIFIIQGLVIGILGSVMGLIGGISLASNIDVIVPFVEGLLGIQFFPPDIYYISQVPSKLDWNDVWSITMIAFILTLLATLYPARKAAKTQPAEALRYE
- the lolD gene encoding lipoprotein-releasing ABC transporter ATP-binding protein LolD yields the protein MSDFIKSNLVLKATNLSKVYQEASLSTAVFASLNLDVQEGEKLAIIGSSGSGKSTLLHLLAGLDQPSSGDVQLMGQAFSGLNEVKRGRLRNQYMGFVYQFHYLLPELTALENVMMPLRIRRDSASQAQKQSQVLLQRVGLGHRLHHKPSELSGGERQRVAMARALITQPKCILADEPTGNLDYHSAEQVFNLMLELNQEFGTALLIVTHDLSLAAKMDRQLILRDGSLHTQ
- a CDS encoding ABC-F family ATP-binding cassette domain-containing protein, translating into MLSLQGLSVRAGLKSLFQGVNLNIHPGQKVGLIGQNGTGKTTLFKVILGEASLDAGHIGIPANWLIGYVAQEVHQKEVNALDYVMHGDSVYAQVQDQLKVAEQTHNEALLVESYDTLDKISGYEVPQKAQQLLYGLGFVEDDFCKQINEFSGGWQVRLKLARALMQRADLLLLDEPTNHLDIEAVAWLEQWLKGFLGAVLVISHDRDFLDQVVQGIAHIHDQKITFYSGNFASFERQRNEQIMQQHALHDKQKQQMQHLKSFIERFKAKASKAKQAQSRVKALERMEEVAAVQASNPFQFHFFEPLHQPDPMMSIQKVSFGYDEKLLLNKVDLVLRAGDRIGLVGVNGSGKTSLIKVIVGDLVPQAGLVQTSHGVKFGYFAQHQLDSLHLEQSPLQHLLSMPEAPSDQQARDFLGGFGFTNEQCLASIKHASGGEKARLALALIVFQKPNLIILDEPTNHLDMETRDALDMALQDFTGALILVTHDKHLLASIADQFWWVHEGQVTLYNGDLESYLQARLRLIKQKQNEQKATRPDIAPSKKQLRQVNAHARKQIDAALKPLKLTIGKLEKQLDLAQAQLNQVHTQMEDVSLYEAHNKALLTECLMVQARAEKEIEACEIQWLELQETLEIEQAKAEEQFV
- a CDS encoding enoyl-ACP reductase FabI, producing the protein MGFLAGKKALIIGVANNKSIAYGIAKQMHAQGAEIALTYQNDKLKSRVEAIAEELGAKVVLPLDVGSDEQITDTFNQLAQAWSDGLDILVHSVAFAPRAELEGRMIDASTRSGFSLAHDISAYSLTACTKAAYEMLKAKNGAVLTISYLGAERAVPNYNVMGIAKASLEATVRYLAADLGQDGIRVNAVSAGPIRTLAASGIKDFRSMLDKAAAATPLRRNVSIEEVGNTAAFLCSDLASGITGEITYVDGGYNITASN
- a CDS encoding ABC transporter substrate-binding protein — its product is MQSLNKSLFGRLLNRGFIGRVLLSCGLLSVAIQSPVLANTPWNSPYSHDQIASKTLFSSFDQSPKHLDPVVSYSSNEWSILGQIYEPPLQYHYLKRPYTLEPLTLREMPKVRYLDKDAQPVDAQFEAIAYSEYTFSLKPGVLYQPHPAFAQDAQGEALYFNLDPATLNSLNNLNDLQQGAQRQLRSDDYVYAIKRMALRQNHSPILDSMTQYIVGLEEFSKSVTALYQTQLDIQKQHAGEGESLGAKVSYFDLNKHSISGVQAIDSHSFKITIKGKYPQFLYWLSMNFFAPIPWEVDRFYKQPGLVKKNITLDTSPVGTGPYQLVENNPNKQMRLLKNPNYRADFYPVDGLPSDANPNLLADAGKPIPFIDEVIYSLEKESVPLWNKFLQGYYDASGLSSDSFDQAISVSSSGSMSLTPEMAEKGIQFLNVIQPSTLYFGFNMADEQVGGYSPQQQKLRQAISIALNFEEYISIFMNGRGVAAQSPIPPGIFGFNEGQAGINPWVYDWLEQRPQRKSIDVAKALLAEAGYPNGRLPNGEPLVLHYDTAATGPDSQSLLNWYRKQFAALGIQLVIRATNYNRFQDKVRGAKVQMFSWGWNADYPDPENFLFLLAGKNAAINTNGAGINSSNYDNPKFNALFAQVQNMDNTPERQALIDKMVHIAQQDSPWAWGYHPQSLALYHSWYHNVWANPLANNTLKYKRIEPEQRKVLQNEWNQVVTWPFWLLLLVIIGAIYPLRKAYVKRQNATLLLASPLAINTVATSTSSKD